One Euphorbia lathyris chromosome 1, ddEupLath1.1, whole genome shotgun sequence DNA segment encodes these proteins:
- the LOC136228840 gene encoding probable adenylate kinase 7, mitochondrial isoform X1, translating to MIALTRRIATATTVAPPLQRLVFGRFYISAGAAQPLLDVDYYGYNNSNHCESFPTVLMADTDTSVPRTGVQWAFIGYPRIKKRVYADKLSKLLEVPYISMASLVRQELMPGTVLYKQIANAVNRGQLVPEDIIFGLLSKRLEDGYYRGETSFILDGIPSSQLQAEILDELAQIDVVVNFKCTEDFFIKQEEGPWKDKLVAYAEQSKPLEDYYRKTKRLIDFQVGSAPRETWQGLLSVLHLQNINAVHSSKKLTGGHTLL from the exons ATGATCGCGCTCACCCGCCGAATCGCCACCGCCACGACGGTCGCTCCGCCACTTCAACGTCTTGTCTTTGGCCGATTCTACATCAGCGCTGGCGCAGCTCAACCGCTGCTCGACGTCGACTACTACGGTTACAACAACAGCAATCACTGCGAGTCGTTTCCGACGGTTCTTATGGCTGACACGGACACCTCCGTTCCAAGAACAGGGGTGCAGTGGGCCTTCATTGGATATCCACGTATCAAGAAGCGTGTTTATGCCGATAAACTTTCGAAGCTCCTAGAGGTTCCTTATATTTCAATGGCTAGTCTCGTTCGGCAGGAGCTCATGCCTGGCACCGTTCTATACAAACAG ATTGCAAATGCTGTGAATCGTGGGCAACTTGTACCTGAGGATATAATTTTTGGCCTGCTCTCTAAGAGGCTTGAAGATGGATATTACAGAGGTGAAACTAGTTTCATTCTGGATGGAATTCCCAGTTCACAATTACAGGCT GAGATTCTTGATGAACTTGCACAGATTGATGTGGTAGTGAATTTTAAATGCACTGAGGATTTTTTCATAAAGCAAGAAG AAGGTCCCTGGAAAGATAAGCTGGTAGCCTATGCTGAACAG AGCAAGCCACTGGAAGATTATTACAGGAAAACAAAAAGACTTATTGACTTTCAAGTAGGCAGCGCACCACGAGAAACATGGCAGGGTCTTTTGTCTGTACTACATCTACAAAATATAAATGCTGTACATAGTTCAAAAAAACTAACTGGAGGACATACATTGCTCTAA
- the LOC136228840 gene encoding probable adenylate kinase 7, mitochondrial isoform X3, translating into MIALTRRIATATTVAPPLQRLVFGRFYISAGAAQPLLDVDYYGYNNSNHCESFPTVLMADTDTSVPRTGVQWAFIGYPRIKKRVYADKLSKLLEVPYISMASLVRQELMPGTVLYKQIANAVNRGQLVPEDIIFGLLSKRLEDGYYRGETSFILDGIPSSQLQAEILDELAQIDVVVNFKCTEDFFIKQEEGPWKDKLVAYAEQSGDCLEPLA; encoded by the exons ATGATCGCGCTCACCCGCCGAATCGCCACCGCCACGACGGTCGCTCCGCCACTTCAACGTCTTGTCTTTGGCCGATTCTACATCAGCGCTGGCGCAGCTCAACCGCTGCTCGACGTCGACTACTACGGTTACAACAACAGCAATCACTGCGAGTCGTTTCCGACGGTTCTTATGGCTGACACGGACACCTCCGTTCCAAGAACAGGGGTGCAGTGGGCCTTCATTGGATATCCACGTATCAAGAAGCGTGTTTATGCCGATAAACTTTCGAAGCTCCTAGAGGTTCCTTATATTTCAATGGCTAGTCTCGTTCGGCAGGAGCTCATGCCTGGCACCGTTCTATACAAACAG ATTGCAAATGCTGTGAATCGTGGGCAACTTGTACCTGAGGATATAATTTTTGGCCTGCTCTCTAAGAGGCTTGAAGATGGATATTACAGAGGTGAAACTAGTTTCATTCTGGATGGAATTCCCAGTTCACAATTACAGGCT GAGATTCTTGATGAACTTGCACAGATTGATGTGGTAGTGAATTTTAAATGCACTGAGGATTTTTTCATAAAGCAAGAAG AAGGTCCCTGGAAAGATAAGCTGGTAGCCTATGCTGAACAG TCCGGAGATTGTTTGGAGCCATTAGCATAA
- the LOC136228840 gene encoding probable adenylate kinase 7, mitochondrial isoform X2 codes for MIALTRRIATATTVAPPLQRLVFGRFYISAGAAQPLLDVDYYGYNNSNHCESFPTVLMADTDTSVPRTGVQWAFIGYPRIKKRVYADKLSKLLEVPYISMASLVRQELMPGTVLYKQIANAVNRGQLVPEDIIFGLLSKRLEDGYYRGETSFILDGIPSSQLQAEILDELAQIDVVVNFKCTEDFFIKQEEGPWKDKLVAYAEQLLPQTPRISLDWCAFSSKQ; via the exons ATGATCGCGCTCACCCGCCGAATCGCCACCGCCACGACGGTCGCTCCGCCACTTCAACGTCTTGTCTTTGGCCGATTCTACATCAGCGCTGGCGCAGCTCAACCGCTGCTCGACGTCGACTACTACGGTTACAACAACAGCAATCACTGCGAGTCGTTTCCGACGGTTCTTATGGCTGACACGGACACCTCCGTTCCAAGAACAGGGGTGCAGTGGGCCTTCATTGGATATCCACGTATCAAGAAGCGTGTTTATGCCGATAAACTTTCGAAGCTCCTAGAGGTTCCTTATATTTCAATGGCTAGTCTCGTTCGGCAGGAGCTCATGCCTGGCACCGTTCTATACAAACAG ATTGCAAATGCTGTGAATCGTGGGCAACTTGTACCTGAGGATATAATTTTTGGCCTGCTCTCTAAGAGGCTTGAAGATGGATATTACAGAGGTGAAACTAGTTTCATTCTGGATGGAATTCCCAGTTCACAATTACAGGCT GAGATTCTTGATGAACTTGCACAGATTGATGTGGTAGTGAATTTTAAATGCACTGAGGATTTTTTCATAAAGCAAGAAG AAGGTCCCTGGAAAGATAAGCTGGTAGCCTATGCTGAACAG CTGCTACCTCAGACTCCAAGAATAAGTCTCGATTGGTGCGCTTTTTCATCAAAGCAAT AG
- the LOC136228824 gene encoding probable inactive leucine-rich repeat receptor-like protein kinase At3g03770, with product MGNCCWFLVSCLVWSFVIVGTHQLQSSQTQVLLQLRKHLEYPNQLEIWKDRTLDFCYLTSSTQVNLTCQDNFVSELRIIGDKTPKVDNFFGFAIPDHTLSPNFTLDSFVVTLARLTNLRVLSLVSLGIWGSLPDKIHRLSSLEYLDLSSNYLFGSVPPKISTMVRVQTLILDDNFFNDTVPDWFDSFSNLTILRLSKNKLQGPFPSSVQKVTTLTDLVLSNNEISGKLPNLDSLNNLRVLDLSANRLDSDLPRMPKGLITVFLRNNSFSGEIPHQYSQLSQLQHLDMSFNGLTGTPPAALFSLPNISYLNLGSNMLTGSLPNRLSCGSKLQLVDISNNSFTGGLPDCLSTESDNRVVKFGGNCLSMDLHHQRAESLCAGMPEKRKQPAGRVGILVGVVFGIIAAVMLLGFGFFVVRRCCTRGTSEQHLLHKTVQDNSVAGFSPEMINNARFVSEAAKLGTQQVLPVCRSFTLEELKEATNNFDNATILGESCFGKFYKGRLADRTQVAIRCLRSSKKYTDRNLKLRLDLLAKLRHPNLVCLLGHCIDGGGQDGYKVNNVFLIYEYISNGNLHTHLREDNPSKVLNWPERLTVLISIAKAVQFLHTGVIPGFFNNRLKTNNILLNEHGIAKLSDYGLSIVSEEIGKSEEGGEGNKSWQMEILEDDVYSFGFILLESLVVSSVSVRRDRLLLDELVSCNTPGGNRKLINPVVLATCSQESLSVVIGIANKCISESWNRPSFEDILWNLQYAAQVQASADGSKEL from the exons ATGGGAAATTGCTGCTGGTTTTTAGTGTCATGTCTTGTATGGAGTTTTGTGATTGTGGGTACTCATCAATTGCAATCTTCTCAGACACAAGTGCTTCTTCAACTGAGGAAGCATTTAGAGTACCCAAATCAACTTGAAATTTGGAAAGATCGTACACTTGATTTTTGCTATTTAACTTCATCTACACAAGTCAATTTGACATGCCAAGATAATTTTGTTTCAGAGCTCAGAATTATAGGAGATAAGACACCCAAAGTTGACAACTTTTTTGGGTTTGCAATTCCTGATCATACTTTATCCCCCAATTTCACTTTAGATTCTTTTGTTGTCACTCTTGCAAGGTTAACTAATTTGAGGGTTCTTAGTCTTGTATCTTTAGGCATTTGGGGTTCACTTCCagataaaattcataggttGTCTTCACTTGAGTACTTGGATTTGAGTTCAAATTATCTCTTTGGCTCAGTACCTCCTAAGATTTCAACAATGGTGAGAGTTCAAACTCTTATTCTAGATGATAATTTCTTCAATGATACGGTTCCGGATTGGTTTGATTCGTTCTCTAATCTTACAATTCTAAGATTGAGCAAGAACAAGCTGCAAGGTCCATTTCCATCTTCAGTACAAAAGGTTACTACTTTAACTGATCTAGTCTTATCCAACAATGAGATATCAGGGAAGTTGCCAAATCTTGATTCCTTAAACAACCTTAGAGTTCTCGATTTGAGTGCGAATCGACTAGATTCTGATCTGCCTCGAATGCCGAAGGGGTTGATAACGGTATTCCTCAGAAACAACTCGTTTTCGGGTGAGATTCCACATCAATATAGCCAATTAAGTCAGCTTCAACACCTTGATATGTCATTCAATGGCCTAACAGGAACGCCTCCTGCTGCACTTTTCTCATTGCCAAACATCAGTTACTTGAATTTGGGCTCAAATATGTTAACTGGTTCACTTCCAAACCGTCTAAGCTGTGGCAGCAAATTGCAGCTTGTTGATATATCTAACAATAGTTTCACTGGAGGATTGCCTGATTGTTTGAGCACCGAATCAGATAATCGAGTTGTTAAGTTCGGTGGTAATTGTTTGTCCATGGATTTACATCATCAGCGTGCAGAATCATTGTGTGCCGGAATGCCTGAGAAAAGGAAACAACCTGCTGGAAGAGTTGGAATATTAGTAGGTGTTGTATTTGGCATAATTGCTGCTGTAATGCTTCTCGGTTTTGGCTTTTTCGTCGTTAGAAGATGCTGCACGAGGGGAACCTCAGAACAGCATTTGTTGCACAAAACAGTGCAAGACAACTCAGTAGCAGGTTTCTCACCTGAGATGATCAACAATGCAA GATTTGTTTCTGAAGCTGCAAAATTGGGGACACAGCAAGTTCTCCCAGTATGTCGTTCATTCACTCTCGAGGAGTTAAAGGAGGCTACAAATAACTTTGATAATGCTACTATTTTGGGTGAAAGTTGTTTTGGAAAG TTTTACAAAGGAAGATTAGCAGATAGGACCCAAGTTGCTATAAGGTGCTTACGATCATCGAAGAAATACACGGATCGGAATCTGAAACTGAGGTTGGATTTGCTGGCAAAGCTTAGGCATCCAAACTTGGTTTGCCTCTTAGGGCACTGCATTGATGGTGGAGGCCAAGATGGTTACAAAGTGAACAATGTCTTTCTCATATATGAATACATTTCAAACGGGAATCTTCATACTCATCTTCGGG AGGATAATCCAAGCAAGGTTCTAAATTGGCCAGAGAGATTGACAGTACTAATTAGTATTGCCAAGGCTGTGCAGTTTCTGCATACAGGAGTTATTCCGGGTTTCTTCAACAATCGGTTGAAGACGAATAATATACTGTTGAATGAGCATGGAATTGCAAAGTTGAGTGACTATGGACTATCCATTGTATCCGAAGAAATAGGAAAATCCGAG GAAGGTGGAGAAGGCAATAAATCATG GCAAATGGAAATATTAGAGGACGACGTTTATAGCTTCGGGTTCATATTACTTGAATCACTAGTTGTCTCCTCAGTATCTGTCAGGAGAGACAGGCTTCTACTAGATGAATTG GTATCATGTAACACCCCAGGCGGCAATAGGAAATTGATAAACCCAGTGGTGCTTGCGACTTGCTCGCAAGAATCTTTATCGGTAGTGATTGGCATAGCAAACAAATGCATTTCGGAATCATGGAACCGACCTTCGTTCGAGGATATCCTCTGGAACTTGCAGTATGCAGCTCAAGTCCAAGCATCAGCAGATGGTTCAAAGGAGTTGTGA